In Drosophila pseudoobscura strain MV-25-SWS-2005 chromosome 4, UCI_Dpse_MV25, whole genome shotgun sequence, the following proteins share a genomic window:
- the sky gene encoding GTPase-activating protein skywalker isoform X2: MVGKVFGLKDLEQFSSRRSSVYVDPECEKFFELPLFIAASSNDITTKCQCWQLSPGKEPALRSYTEIQQLLQQGKKRDVKNILRENSWPINSPIRAQLWPMLCGQHLTKQQMLDGFYWEMVHQVFGTTELSEKPIMLPAFVDATHCLPYHLTSTGRAVADRIVNVLGYDCPDITYSPVLYPITSILLHFMSEEEAYMCLAGLVGSKEKVFINQTKLQHEVTWKTVMQIAKKHTKSAISYFQRICPGLKLERVFMDWCWWILAGLPFQHLVRIMDCYFHEGIKVLYRVALVVLNLFHKECQSNNEWSPDNIKNDIGNALIKFCKKIPVSPAKLLHAAFSIRGLSTQYISRIFIKTEMLLKSRSVLNSGSKQLIKSRSSDNLPTSQSQVNIQMMSHTLTIRELHSESCRNLGEKSPGHRAIAMGVYPIHNLKSQVCKNEDLFTLWSWLPVRITMYQPVLLYTTEEHGCSLTTFYVRVEQHEPTLLMIKTCNNEVFGAYCSSRWFERNVKDDKGQRQAYFGTGETFLFSLYPERAKYPWVGIEGDKDLGHSSELFMAADSKMITIGGGEGQAIWMDENIRFGKTDGCKTFNNPPLCPSGDFEIRVLEVYGFVGI; this comes from the exons atgGTTGGCAAAGTCTTTGGCCTGAAAGACTTGGAGCAGTTCAGCAGCCGTCGGAGCAGCGTCTACGTCGATCCCGAGTGCGAAAAGTTCTTTGAGCTGCCGCTCTTCATAGCTGCCAGCTCGAATGATATCACAACCAAATGCCAGTGCTGGCAGCTCAGTCCAG GCAAGGAGCCGGCACTGCGCTCCTACACGGAAATccaacagctgctgcagcagggcAAGAAGCGTGACGTAAAGAACATACTCAGAGAGAACTCCTGGCCGATCAACTCGCCCATACGTGCCCAGCTATGGCCGATGCTATGCGGCCAGCACCTGACCAAGCAGCAAATGCTCGATGGGTTCTACTGGGAGATGGTCCATCAG GTTTTTGGCACCACAGAGCTGTCGGAGAAACCGATTATGCTGCCCGcctttgtggatgccacacacTGTTTGCCCTATCACCTGACCAGCACGGGCCGTGCCGTTGCCGATCGCATTGTGAATGTGTTGGGCTATGATTGCCCCGATATTACCTACAGTCCAGTATTGTATCCCATTACATCGATACTTTTGCATTTCATGTCGG AGGAGGAAGCCTACATGTGCCTCGCCGGTCTGGTGGGCAGCAAGGAGAAGGTATTCATCAATCAAACCAAACTACAGCATGAGGTCACCTGGAAGACGGTGATGCAGATAGCCAAAAAGCACACG AAAAGTGCAATTTCGTATTTCCAACGTATTTGTCCGGGCCTGAAGCTGGAGCGCGTATTCAtggactggtgctggtggatATTAGCCGGTCTACCCTTCCAGCATCTGGTGCGGATCATGGACTGTTATTTCCACGAGGGCATCAAGGTCCTGTACCGTGTGGCCCTGGTCGTGCTCAATCTGTTCCACAAGGAGTGCCAGTCGAACAACGAATGGAGTCCGgataatattaaaaatgacATTGGCAACGCTTTGATCAAGTTCTGCAAGAAGATACCAGTGTCGCCGGCGAAACTTCTCCATGCCGCGTTTAGTATTAGGGGACTGAG TACCCAGTATATTTCTAGAATATTTATCAAGACTGAAATGCTACTAAAAAGCCGTTCCGTGCTCAATAGCGGTTCGAAGCAATTAATCAAATCGCGTTCAAGTGATAATCTGCCCACTAGTCAGTCGCAGGTGAACATTCAGATGATGTCGCATACATTGACCATCCGTGAG CTGCACTCCGAGAGCTGTCGCAACTTG GGCGAAAAGTCGCCCGGTCATAGAGCTATCGCGATGGGCGTCTATCCCATACACAATCTGAAAAGTCAAGTCTGTAAGAACGAAGAT CTATTCACGTTGTGGTCGTGGCTGCCTGTGCGGATAACAATGTACCAACCGGTGCTGCTGTACACCACAGAAGAGCACGGCTGCTCTCTGACCACATTCTACGTGCGGGTGGAGCAGCACGAGCCCACGCTGCTGATGATCAAGACTTGCAATAATGAG GTCTTTGGCGCCTATTGCTCATCGCGCTGGTTCGAAAGGAATGTCAAGGATGACAAGGGCCAGCGGCAGGCCTACTTTGGCACCGGCGAAACCTTCCTGTTTTCCTTGTATCCAGAGCGAGCCAAGTACCCCTGGGTGGGCATTGAGGGTGACAAGGATCTGGGGCACAGTTCCGAGCTGTTTATGGCAGCCGATTCCAAAATGATTACAATCGGTGGAGG TGAGGGTCAGGCCATCTGGATGGACGAGAATATACGTTTTGGCAAAACGGATGGTTGCAAGACCTTCAACAATCCCCCGCTCTGTCCATCCGGTGACTTTGAGATCCGCGTACTGGAGGTCTATGGCTTTGTGGGCATCTAA